TATTTTGATATACAATAAGCCTTGATAATTTAATTTATTTACTCAGGAGGTGTATTCCAAATGGCATACCAGATTGATTCAAGCTGCATCGGCTGCGGCGCTTGTGCTGCAGACTGTCCAACAAGCTGCATTTCAGAGGACGGCGGCGTTTACAAAATCGACGAAGCTAGCTGCATCGACTGCGGCGCTTGCGCAAGCAACTGTCCAGTAGGTTCACCAAAGCAGATCTAATTTACTTATATGATAAAAATCTTATACTTCACAGTATAAGATTTTTTTCGTTTTCGGAGGAAATTATGGATAAACAAACGGAACCGTATATTCACAAAGTCCAGTATTATGAAACGGATAAAATGGGGATAGTACACCATTCAAACTATCTGCGCTGGTTTGAAGAAGCAAGAACCGATATGCTTGAAAAAATAGGTATGGGCTATGACGTTATAGAAGAAAAAGGCGTTATAATCCCGGTTCTTTCGGCATCATGCAAATATAAGAAACCTGTTGAATATGGAAATACCGTTACAGTTTCAGTTAAATTAACCGACTATAACGGCGTCAAATTCAAAATGGTATATAAAATTTGCTCATCTTCATCGAATATTCTCCATGCGGAAGGGGAAACCGAACATTGTTTCCTGAATAAGTGTTTCAAGCCTGTTAATATAAAAAAATATAATAAAGAAATAGCCTTGAT
This genomic window from Anaerotignum faecicola contains:
- a CDS encoding 4Fe-4S binding protein — translated: MAYQIDSSCIGCGACAADCPTSCISEDGGVYKIDEASCIDCGACASNCPVGSPKQI
- a CDS encoding acyl-CoA thioesterase encodes the protein MDKQTEPYIHKVQYYETDKMGIVHHSNYLRWFEEARTDMLEKIGMGYDVIEEKGVIIPVLSASCKYKKPVEYGNTVTVSVKLTDYNGVKFKMVYKICSSSSNILHAEGETEHCFLNKCFKPVNIKKYNKEIALILENYITV